One genomic window of Sporosarcina ureae includes the following:
- a CDS encoding anti-sigma factor: MNKSCHMLIDYFNRTLTEDEMRQFEDHLIECPSCQEELMEWEMLTENLPYESEAVEVPTDLKARIFASLPDLPAEAEFVTMPTKEKSRRRMGPVTTVLAAGLFASLVANAFLFSETQKEPEIAQSEIQLIGQSILAPQEGTSASAVAMLIADGDQNVLLLDATDLPTLSKDELYQVWVIEGDQPYPAGIVQPNETGTGTVSHPLTNLSGTWDTVAITIEKEPNLSAPEGQIILAGGI; this comes from the coding sequence ATGAATAAATCATGTCATATGCTGATTGACTATTTCAATCGTACCCTGACTGAAGACGAGATGAGACAATTTGAAGATCATTTGATTGAGTGCCCATCCTGTCAAGAAGAATTAATGGAGTGGGAGATGTTAACGGAAAACCTACCGTATGAGTCAGAAGCTGTGGAAGTGCCAACAGATTTAAAAGCGCGTATATTTGCTTCACTTCCTGACCTCCCAGCAGAGGCCGAATTTGTAACAATGCCGACTAAAGAAAAAAGTCGTCGACGTATGGGTCCTGTGACAACCGTACTGGCTGCAGGGTTATTTGCTTCACTTGTTGCAAATGCTTTCCTGTTTTCAGAAACACAAAAGGAACCTGAAATAGCACAGAGTGAGATCCAGTTGATTGGCCAAAGTATACTGGCACCACAAGAAGGTACGAGTGCATCCGCAGTCGCAATGTTAATAGCGGATGGCGATCAAAATGTATTGCTACTCGATGCCACAGATTTACCAACACTCTCTAAAGATGAACTATATCAAGTCTGGGTGATAGAAGGCGATCAGCCGTATCCAGCGGGAATCGTCCAACCTAATGAAACGGGTACGGGAACTGTGAGCCACCCACTCACGAATCTTTCCGGAACATGGGATACTGTTGCGATCACGATAGAAAAAGAACCGAACCTCTCAGCGCCAGAAGGTCAGATTATATTGGCCGGTGGAATATAG
- a CDS encoding RNA polymerase sigma factor, with translation MTEPDDIQLYYQTVAHNRHSFEQLYDRYEKLVFSFAYRMTNNRTMAEEVTQDVFLKLWNGTNQYAEEKGKFSSWLLTVTRNKSIDELRKSKRHAYEPILDKDSLTEETVSTEVTAEWNERREVIRIAIAELRAEQREIIDLFYFKGFSQSKIAEHCKLPLGTVKGRIRLALKHLKGIIDQEGGVSNE, from the coding sequence ATGACCGAACCGGATGACATACAACTCTATTATCAAACAGTTGCTCACAATCGGCATTCATTTGAACAATTATATGACCGCTATGAAAAATTGGTTTTTTCATTTGCCTATCGAATGACCAATAATCGCACCATGGCGGAGGAAGTGACACAAGATGTCTTTTTAAAGTTGTGGAATGGGACAAATCAATATGCTGAAGAAAAAGGAAAGTTTTCATCTTGGCTTTTGACAGTAACACGAAATAAATCGATAGACGAGCTTCGTAAGTCTAAACGTCATGCGTATGAACCCATATTGGATAAAGACTCACTGACGGAAGAGACCGTATCCACAGAAGTTACAGCTGAATGGAATGAACGGCGTGAAGTGATCCGTATAGCAATTGCGGAGCTACGCGCAGAGCAACGGGAAATCATTGATTTATTTTACTTTAAAGGTTTCAGCCAAAGTAAAATTGCCGAACACTGTAAGTTGCCACTCGGAACAGTTAAAGGTAGGATTCGGCTAGCACTTAAACATTTAAAAGGAATTATTGATCAGGAAGGAGGGGTTTCGAATGAATAA
- a CDS encoding DUF378 domain-containing protein yields the protein MSVFMRIALTLVIIGALNWGLIGFFNFDLVASIFGGQNTILAKIVYAIVGLSGLATIGLLVKSNEEIIDDVDEKVEPHKQFDRIRNVNYNTEFGEELDLKGKRKKVDRSLEDPKE from the coding sequence ATGAGCGTATTTATGCGAATTGCACTGACATTAGTCATTATTGGTGCTCTAAACTGGGGACTGATCGGATTTTTCAACTTTGATTTGGTTGCCAGTATATTTGGAGGACAAAACACGATTCTTGCGAAGATTGTCTATGCCATTGTGGGACTGAGCGGATTGGCAACGATTGGACTCTTAGTTAAATCGAATGAAGAGATTATTGACGATGTGGATGAGAAAGTAGAGCCCCATAAGCAGTTTGATCGAATTCGGAATGTGAATTATAACACCGAATTTGGGGAAGAACTGGATTTGAAGGGGAAGCGTAAAAAAGTGGATCGGTCGCTTGAAGATCCTAAAGAATAA
- a CDS encoding patatin-like phospholipase family protein, producing the protein MRINGVFSGGGLKGFALVGAVQELEKQGYRFENVAGTSAGAIVASFLAAGYTADEIEVMLAEEDFQALLDPRKTLLPFPFMKWVSLYWRMGLYQGKALEEWFFDKLARKGCYAFGDLPKGALKLVASDLTNGKMMVLPDDLEKYGYDADRFSIAKALRMSCGIPYFFEPIRLDAPKGPIVVDGGVLSNFPMWIFDEDTSSHKRPVIGIKLSRNQDETPGRTIRNALQLFEALFSTMKNAHDEKYISKQHVQNIVFIPVENYSATQFDLNEEQMEDLLSIGRSRTKEFLLTWSPAHPKLVSNQNVM; encoded by the coding sequence GTGCGGATAAATGGTGTGTTTTCAGGCGGCGGATTGAAAGGTTTTGCGCTAGTCGGAGCAGTTCAGGAGTTGGAGAAACAAGGTTATCGTTTTGAAAACGTAGCTGGCACAAGTGCAGGTGCAATTGTTGCAAGCTTCTTAGCAGCCGGCTATACAGCTGATGAAATCGAAGTCATGTTGGCTGAAGAAGATTTCCAAGCTTTGCTGGATCCGAGAAAGACCCTATTACCATTTCCCTTTATGAAATGGGTTTCACTTTATTGGAGAATGGGTTTGTATCAAGGAAAGGCGTTGGAAGAATGGTTTTTTGATAAACTCGCACGAAAAGGTTGTTATGCATTCGGAGATCTTCCGAAAGGCGCGTTAAAATTAGTGGCATCTGACTTAACAAATGGCAAGATGATGGTATTACCTGACGATTTAGAGAAATATGGATATGATGCTGACCGATTTTCAATTGCGAAAGCACTGCGTATGAGTTGTGGTATTCCCTACTTTTTTGAACCCATACGTCTCGATGCACCAAAAGGACCTATTGTAGTAGACGGCGGTGTATTAAGTAATTTTCCGATGTGGATTTTTGATGAAGATACATCGTCCCATAAACGACCTGTAATCGGGATCAAGCTAAGTCGCAACCAAGATGAAACACCCGGACGCACCATTCGAAATGCCCTGCAATTATTTGAGGCCTTATTCTCTACAATGAAGAACGCGCATGATGAAAAATATATCTCGAAGCAACATGTGCAAAACATCGTCTTTATTCCCGTAGAAAATTATAGTGCCACACAATTTGATCTAAACGAAGAGCAAATGGAAGACTTGCTATCAATCGGACGTAGTCGTACCAAGGAATTTCTGCTAACTTGGTCGCCAGCGCATCCTAAGTTAGTCAGCAACCAAAATGTTATGTAA
- a CDS encoding group-specific protein, whose translation MSKCTIDHMHQEVVKMFNEQQSVMPEKLIESGKVFLNGPLSQETLNEVFHLLKKYDLATGEERAERNSKMRQFFV comes from the coding sequence ATGAGCAAATGTACGATTGATCACATGCATCAAGAAGTTGTCAAAATGTTCAATGAGCAACAATCAGTAATGCCGGAAAAGCTCATAGAAAGTGGTAAGGTATTTTTGAATGGGCCATTGAGTCAGGAAACATTGAATGAAGTATTTCATCTATTAAAAAAATATGACTTGGCAACGGGAGAAGAACGCGCAGAACGCAATAGTAAGATGCGACAGTTCTTTGTTTGA
- a CDS encoding TrkH family potassium uptake protein, protein MTTNYKKRKTISPPALIALSFAITIMIGTLLLKLPIATHVSISWTDAFFTATSATTVTGLSVFDINTSLTLFGEIVLLLLIQIGGVGFMAFAVALLMILGRKIGMKNRIFIQESFSYQSIGGTIKFLREILLFVFFAEGIAFIALSFFWVPEFGWKDGLYYSVFHVVSAFNNAGFSIFSDNLVSFAGNPPVILILSSLFVIGGIGFIVVMDVWHKRSVRQWALHTKMMIFGTLTLNAIATLFLLILEFHNDKTIADLSFLDKVWTSYFQAVTPRTAGFNIMNVGDMEESSLLLTLLLMFIGGGSASTASGIKLTTFMVIILATLSYFRGIKEPHIFKRTIKAEIIVRSMAIAAVSSCVIFTALFLLSITEKIPFLPVLFETISAFGTVGLSMGVTDDFSSVGKVILCIVMFLGRIGPLTLFFLLIRTKKESYHFSYDQVQTG, encoded by the coding sequence ATGACAACTAATTATAAAAAACGAAAAACTATTTCTCCACCTGCACTTATTGCTTTGTCTTTCGCAATTACTATTATGATTGGCACATTACTTCTGAAACTGCCTATCGCTACACATGTTTCGATTAGCTGGACGGATGCCTTTTTCACCGCTACTTCCGCCACCACCGTTACGGGTCTGAGTGTATTCGATATTAATACTTCACTGACTTTATTTGGTGAAATCGTATTACTTTTGCTGATTCAAATCGGAGGCGTAGGGTTTATGGCATTTGCTGTTGCCTTGCTGATGATTCTTGGGAGAAAAATCGGCATGAAAAACCGGATATTTATTCAGGAATCGTTCAGCTATCAGTCCATTGGGGGTACAATCAAATTCTTGCGTGAAATTTTATTGTTCGTTTTCTTTGCGGAAGGTATAGCATTTATAGCTCTATCATTCTTCTGGGTACCTGAATTTGGATGGAAAGACGGTTTATATTACAGTGTGTTTCATGTAGTATCCGCATTTAATAATGCCGGTTTTTCCATATTCTCCGATAACTTAGTGTCTTTTGCAGGAAATCCACCTGTCATCCTCATCTTATCTAGTCTTTTTGTTATTGGTGGCATTGGTTTTATAGTTGTGATGGACGTATGGCACAAACGTTCTGTACGGCAATGGGCTTTGCACACTAAGATGATGATTTTTGGCACATTGACCTTGAATGCGATTGCAACATTGTTTTTGCTTATTCTAGAATTTCACAATGACAAAACCATTGCTGATTTGAGCTTTTTGGATAAAGTATGGACTTCCTACTTTCAGGCCGTTACACCAAGAACAGCGGGATTTAATATAATGAATGTCGGTGATATGGAAGAATCCTCGTTGCTCCTTACTCTTCTTCTTATGTTTATTGGAGGTGGAAGTGCTTCTACAGCTTCGGGAATTAAACTAACAACATTTATGGTTATTATATTGGCCACACTTTCTTATTTTAGAGGCATAAAAGAGCCACATATTTTTAAACGCACAATTAAAGCGGAAATCATTGTACGCTCCATGGCGATCGCCGCAGTGAGCTCCTGTGTGATTTTCACCGCATTGTTTTTATTATCCATCACAGAAAAGATCCCTTTCTTGCCTGTATTATTTGAAACCATTTCAGCTTTTGGCACAGTTGGATTATCCATGGGAGTTACAGACGATTTTAGTTCTGTAGGTAAAGTCATACTCTGTATTGTCATGTTCTTAGGACGAATTGGCCCATTGACATTGTTTTTCTTACTGATTCGAACTAAAAAAGAATCGTATCATTTTTCATATGACCAAGTGCAGACAGGTTGA
- a CDS encoding GntR family transcriptional regulator, protein MNIVISNSVNQPIYLQIKNQLKEQILLGALKEKEALPSIRKLAKDLQISVITTKKAYEELERDGLIETFPGKGSFVAAQNHELLKEEQLKKIEEQLMNVIEDGRAFDIKLEEIIHMLTLLYEE, encoded by the coding sequence TTGAATATTGTCATCTCCAATTCGGTGAACCAACCGATTTATCTGCAAATCAAGAATCAGTTGAAAGAGCAGATTTTATTGGGCGCACTGAAGGAGAAAGAAGCACTACCATCCATACGTAAACTAGCGAAAGACTTGCAGATCAGTGTCATCACAACGAAAAAAGCTTATGAAGAACTGGAACGGGATGGACTTATTGAGACTTTTCCAGGCAAAGGATCATTTGTTGCTGCGCAGAATCACGAGCTATTGAAAGAAGAACAGTTAAAGAAAATTGAAGAACAGCTAATGAATGTTATTGAGGACGGGCGAGCATTTGACATAAAGCTTGAAGAGATCATTCATATGCTGACATTGCTATATGAGGAGTGA
- a CDS encoding ABC transporter ATP-binding protein: MENIVEVRDLTKQFKGFALNNLNFDIKKGFITGFIGANGAGKTTTIRCLMDLIRSEQGEIRVFGQSHDNHTAEIKERIGFVYDADYYYEDLTIEKNKRILAPFYSQWDDELFYHYLRKFQLNTAKRIKHLSKGMRMKFSLAMALSHHPDFIIMDEPTAGLDPIIRRELLDMMQDLIQDEKKAIFFSTHITTDLEKIADFIVFIHDGRIIFQGEKDEFTERYVLIKGTTDQHILLDGLPVIGLRTTDVGFECLADTSEIPLDRLPSLLFEQPTLEDIMYYTGRREP, encoded by the coding sequence ATGGAAAATATAGTGGAAGTACGGGATCTGACGAAACAGTTTAAGGGCTTTGCACTGAACAATCTCAACTTCGATATTAAAAAAGGGTTCATCACCGGATTCATCGGGGCAAATGGTGCTGGAAAAACAACGACAATCCGTTGCTTGATGGATTTAATTCGAAGTGAACAAGGAGAAATACGAGTATTTGGCCAATCACATGATAATCATACGGCAGAGATTAAGGAACGCATCGGCTTTGTTTATGACGCGGATTACTATTATGAAGACCTGACTATCGAGAAAAACAAACGGATTCTCGCTCCCTTCTACTCGCAGTGGGATGATGAACTATTCTATCACTATCTCAGGAAGTTCCAGCTGAATACTGCTAAACGTATCAAACACTTGTCTAAAGGAATGCGTATGAAGTTTTCACTTGCGATGGCACTCTCCCACCATCCTGACTTTATCATCATGGACGAACCGACAGCTGGGTTGGATCCAATTATCCGTCGCGAACTGCTTGATATGATGCAGGATCTCATACAAGACGAGAAAAAAGCTATCTTCTTCTCCACACATATTACAACTGATTTAGAGAAAATAGCAGATTTCATTGTTTTCATTCACGATGGTCGGATTATCTTTCAAGGCGAGAAAGATGAATTCACTGAACGTTATGTATTAATAAAAGGTACAACTGACCAGCACATTCTACTTGATGGATTACCTGTGATTGGACTGCGCACTACAGATGTCGGCTTTGAATGTCTGGCGGATACTAGTGAAATTCCTTTAGACCGTCTGCCGTCATTACTCTTTGAACAACCAACACTTGAAGACATTATGTATTACACAGGAAGGAGAGAGCCCTAA
- a CDS encoding ABC-2 transporter permease, protein MNALIRKELYTQKVSVYFLAALFFIAFTNFFTDGQPVRHVLLLIFVAYFIAISTSNKAFEKESVLINSLPVTRKQFVLAKYAAGFMWFGLSAVVVLVYIFMFDTFAPLPTRMMTVAELLIALGFFFIIISLFYPLHFKAGYVLATSLTIILPLLSMMSFRIILNIMENPRMVAEQTFFLQTADLITTNQWTIALSVLLISALLTWLSILLSIRIVHKTDFDHA, encoded by the coding sequence ATGAATGCTTTGATTCGGAAAGAGTTATATACGCAAAAGGTAAGTGTCTACTTTTTGGCAGCGCTGTTTTTCATAGCATTTACAAACTTTTTTACAGACGGCCAACCTGTGCGCCATGTCTTACTTCTGATTTTCGTTGCTTATTTCATAGCCATTTCAACCAGCAACAAAGCTTTTGAGAAAGAATCTGTATTAATCAACAGCCTGCCCGTCACAAGAAAACAATTTGTCCTGGCTAAGTATGCAGCTGGTTTCATGTGGTTTGGTTTATCAGCGGTAGTCGTGCTTGTCTATATCTTCATGTTCGATACATTTGCTCCACTTCCTACACGAATGATGACAGTAGCTGAATTACTCATCGCACTCGGATTCTTTTTCATAATCATTTCCTTATTTTATCCACTGCACTTCAAAGCAGGCTACGTGCTGGCAACTTCTTTGACGATTATATTGCCCCTACTAAGCATGATGTCGTTTAGAATCATATTGAATATTATGGAAAACCCAAGAATGGTTGCAGAACAAACATTCTTCCTGCAAACCGCAGACCTCATTACTACGAATCAATGGACAATCGCACTCTCCGTTCTACTAATCAGCGCCTTACTGACATGGTTATCCATTCTGTTATCGATCCGAATTGTTCACAAAACAGATTTTGATCATGCGTAA
- a CDS encoding protein adenylyltransferase SelO: protein MRHNQSMGWNVECSYRELPETFYTVVEPNTVSSPQLVLTNEELAVSLGLDENQLHSEEAIAIFAGNERLEAMDPIAQAYAGHQFGNFTMLGDGRAMLLGEQLTPEGQRVDIQLKGSGRTPYSRGGDGRAALGPMLREYLISEAMHGLNIPTTRSLAVTVTGEPVLRETALTGAVLTRVASSHLRVGTFQYAAARQVVADLRELADYTIARHFPEAASDSQPYLALLEQVICRQASLIAKWQLVGFIHGVMNTDNMAISGETIDYGPCAFMDTYNPQTVFSSIDVQGRYAYRNQPGIAEWNLTRFAETLVPLLHEEQTEAVALVESKLAEFARLYMTEWLGGMRCKLGLFNEEEADETLIKDLLALMETHQVDYTNTFRSLTLGKQEDMFNRREFKAWKERWIERLQRQTLDVQEVEALMKQHNPSVIPRNHSVEEALKAAEAGDMHPFVKLLAVLENPYAYTVEQEEYVNPPEDGTAFQTYCGT, encoded by the coding sequence ATGAGACATAATCAAAGCATGGGTTGGAATGTTGAGTGTAGTTATCGTGAATTACCGGAAACATTTTACACAGTAGTGGAACCAAATACTGTCAGCTCACCGCAACTGGTTCTGACTAATGAGGAACTAGCGGTATCGCTGGGACTCGATGAAAACCAATTACATTCGGAAGAAGCGATCGCTATTTTTGCTGGAAATGAACGACTTGAAGCAATGGACCCTATTGCTCAAGCCTATGCAGGTCATCAATTCGGTAATTTCACTATGCTAGGTGATGGACGCGCTATGCTGTTGGGAGAGCAATTGACACCAGAAGGGCAACGGGTAGATATTCAGTTAAAAGGATCTGGAAGGACGCCCTATTCACGCGGTGGAGACGGACGTGCTGCACTCGGGCCAATGTTACGTGAATATTTAATTAGCGAAGCAATGCATGGACTAAATATCCCCACCACACGCAGTTTAGCTGTCACGGTGACAGGAGAACCTGTTTTACGCGAAACGGCTTTGACAGGAGCGGTGCTGACAAGAGTGGCTTCGAGTCATTTACGCGTTGGGACATTCCAATACGCGGCAGCCAGACAAGTAGTGGCGGATTTGCGTGAACTTGCGGACTACACGATTGCACGTCATTTCCCGGAAGCGGCTTCGGATAGCCAGCCATATCTTGCGTTGCTTGAACAAGTAATATGCCGACAAGCATCTTTGATCGCGAAATGGCAACTTGTCGGTTTTATTCATGGTGTGATGAATACGGACAATATGGCAATTAGCGGTGAGACGATTGACTACGGTCCGTGCGCGTTCATGGATACATATAATCCTCAAACGGTCTTTAGCTCCATTGATGTGCAAGGACGTTACGCGTACCGCAATCAGCCAGGTATCGCAGAGTGGAATCTGACTCGTTTTGCTGAAACACTTGTGCCATTGCTTCATGAAGAACAGACAGAAGCCGTAGCGCTGGTAGAGAGCAAGCTTGCTGAATTTGCAAGACTGTACATGACGGAGTGGCTGGGTGGTATGCGCTGTAAACTAGGTCTGTTCAATGAAGAAGAAGCCGATGAAACATTGATAAAAGACTTGCTTGCCCTGATGGAAACTCATCAGGTTGATTATACAAACACGTTCCGTTCATTGACACTCGGAAAACAAGAGGACATGTTCAATAGACGGGAGTTTAAAGCGTGGAAAGAACGATGGATAGAGAGACTACAACGTCAGACGCTAGACGTTCAAGAAGTAGAAGCATTGATGAAGCAGCATAACCCATCCGTCATTCCAAGAAATCATAGCGTAGAAGAAGCATTGAAGGCGGCAGAGGCTGGAGATATGCATCCTTTTGTAAAATTGCTTGCCGTTCTCGAAAATCCATATGCCTATACAGTAGAACAAGAAGAATACGTGAATCCTCCTGAAGACGGAACTGCTTTTCAAACGTATTGCGGAACATAA
- a CDS encoding YitT family protein: protein MKTRSPRKKLLIEYVWIMIGSILVGLAFNIFFLPARLAAGGVSGISTILYEMYGIEPAFIQWLINIPLFFIGLLLLGKDFSLKTLVGTFFVPLTIWLTAGIPSTIDNPLLSAIYGGIMLGVGLGIVYRGNGSTGGLATVAQIVKKFTGLSSGYAQLLVDGLVVIASAIVFNLELALFAMMAIFVTSKVIDFVQLQTSQSKLVLIITDNEERIQTIIKEEIDRGLTKVRSVGGFANQEKTMILCVVEQSEAIYLKKILREEDPQAFVVFLNASEILGRGFSLAKSN from the coding sequence ATGAAAACCCGTTCACCAAGGAAAAAGCTACTGATAGAATACGTTTGGATTATGATCGGATCCATATTAGTCGGATTAGCTTTTAATATATTTTTCTTACCAGCAAGACTTGCAGCTGGCGGCGTATCTGGAATTAGTACCATTCTGTATGAAATGTATGGAATTGAACCAGCTTTTATTCAATGGCTCATTAATATCCCATTATTTTTTATAGGCTTACTGCTTCTTGGCAAGGATTTTAGTCTGAAAACATTAGTAGGTACATTTTTTGTACCGCTAACCATTTGGCTGACTGCTGGAATACCTTCAACAATTGACAATCCTTTATTGTCAGCAATCTATGGAGGGATTATGTTGGGAGTAGGACTTGGTATAGTCTATCGAGGAAATGGATCGACTGGGGGCCTTGCGACCGTTGCGCAGATTGTGAAGAAGTTTACGGGTCTATCTAGCGGTTATGCTCAATTGCTCGTAGATGGACTCGTTGTGATTGCATCTGCTATCGTATTTAATCTGGAATTGGCATTATTTGCGATGATGGCCATTTTTGTGACGAGTAAAGTGATTGACTTTGTGCAGTTACAAACATCTCAATCGAAACTAGTATTAATTATTACGGATAATGAAGAACGTATTCAGACGATCATTAAAGAAGAAATTGATCGTGGTTTGACTAAGGTTCGTTCGGTAGGTGGCTTTGCCAATCAAGAGAAGACGATGATTTTATGTGTGGTAGAGCAATCGGAAGCAATTTATTTGAAGAAGATTTTAAGAGAAGAAGATCCTCAGGCATTTGTGGTCTTTCTAAATGCTTCGGAAATCCTTGGTAGAGGATTTTCACTCGCAAAATCAAATTGA
- a CDS encoding multicopper oxidase family protein, which translates to MKLTPFIDQLPIPQYLTPLERHKCFSYYEIGMKEFFHEFHSELTPTKIWGYEGQFPGPLVNVNSGECAHIKWKNELPDKHFLPIDRTLHGSSEHMPDVRTVVHLHGAEVEPESDGHPEAWFTNNYHTVGALFDSPVYKYNNNQRAATLWYHDHAVGITRLNVYAGLVGMYIIRDEEERKLNLPSGAYEIPLIIADRGFNEDGTLLYSDTTNVRPGPVQPGLTFPHPSVTPGEAFENITVNGKVWPYLEVEPRKYRFRILNASNERFYKMNLSNDQKIIQIGSDGGLLETPVYMDELTIAPAERMDVIIDFSKLTPDDTIVLENTAATPFDFPPPIGTLPDPETDGQIMQFRVVELTAPDTSNVPAILSIIPKLRECDAAQIRDITLDADIDEYGRLKFFFNNKGFMERIDFKPKLNDTEIWRIINTAGATHPIHIHLVQFQILDRIPFDAQGFTANGLLSFTGPPVQPDVNERGWKDVVQSPPGFVTRVIMRFAPFTGRYMLHCHILEHEDHDMMRQFEVVERKCECKKSCTCKKHKVKRKCECKKKCTCRGKCTCKKSCTCKKKKSNHRPKEERQHKKCPTCPPCSETYRCECE; encoded by the coding sequence TTGAAATTAACACCGTTCATTGATCAATTACCTATTCCTCAATATCTTACTCCACTTGAGAGACATAAGTGCTTCTCATACTATGAAATTGGAATGAAAGAGTTCTTCCACGAATTCCATTCAGAGTTGACACCTACAAAGATTTGGGGATATGAGGGGCAATTCCCTGGTCCACTCGTCAATGTGAACAGTGGCGAGTGTGCGCATATCAAGTGGAAGAATGAACTGCCCGACAAACATTTCCTACCCATTGATAGAACGCTCCACGGTTCAAGCGAACATATGCCAGATGTTCGTACAGTCGTTCATTTACACGGAGCGGAAGTTGAGCCCGAAAGTGATGGTCATCCTGAAGCATGGTTTACGAATAACTATCATACAGTGGGCGCATTATTTGACTCCCCTGTTTATAAATATAATAATAATCAGCGTGCCGCCACACTTTGGTACCATGATCATGCGGTCGGTATTACCCGTTTAAATGTCTATGCTGGTCTCGTCGGAATGTATATTATTCGTGATGAAGAAGAACGCAAGTTGAATCTCCCTTCTGGGGCATATGAAATTCCACTCATTATCGCTGATCGCGGCTTTAACGAAGACGGTACCTTACTTTATTCAGATACAACCAATGTGAGGCCAGGACCTGTACAGCCTGGGTTGACATTCCCGCATCCATCCGTCACACCTGGTGAAGCGTTTGAAAACATCACAGTTAACGGTAAAGTATGGCCTTACTTAGAAGTAGAGCCGAGAAAATATCGATTCCGCATATTGAACGCATCAAATGAACGCTTTTACAAAATGAACTTATCAAATGATCAGAAAATCATACAAATCGGTTCAGATGGTGGATTATTGGAAACGCCTGTATATATGGATGAGTTAACAATTGCACCCGCTGAACGTATGGACGTAATTATTGATTTCTCCAAACTGACACCCGATGATACGATCGTATTAGAAAATACTGCAGCCACACCGTTTGATTTCCCACCGCCAATAGGCACTCTTCCTGACCCTGAAACCGATGGACAGATTATGCAATTTAGAGTGGTTGAATTAACGGCACCAGATACGAGCAATGTCCCGGCTATACTCAGTATTATACCTAAACTACGGGAGTGCGACGCTGCTCAAATACGTGATATTACATTGGATGCAGACATCGATGAATATGGTCGTTTAAAGTTCTTTTTTAATAATAAAGGTTTCATGGAACGAATCGATTTCAAACCTAAACTGAATGATACAGAGATCTGGCGTATCATCAACACGGCTGGCGCAACGCATCCTATACACATCCACTTAGTCCAATTCCAGATTCTCGACCGTATCCCATTTGACGCTCAAGGTTTCACAGCGAATGGATTACTCAGTTTTACCGGTCCACCTGTACAACCTGACGTCAATGAACGAGGCTGGAAAGACGTCGTTCAATCTCCACCTGGATTTGTTACACGAGTCATAATGCGTTTTGCTCCATTCACCGGTCGCTACATGCTTCATTGTCATATTTTAGAGCACGAAGATCACGATATGATGCGGCAATTCGAAGTAGTTGAGCGCAAATGTGAATGCAAAAAATCCTGTACATGCAAGAAGCATAAAGTAAAACGTAAATGTGAATGCAAGAAGAAGTGTACATGTCGCGGCAAGTGTACATGTAAAAAATCCTGTACGTGCAAGAAAAAGAAATCCAATCATCGACCGAAAGAAGAACGTCAGCATAAAAAGTGCCCTACGTGCCCTCCTTGCTCCGAGACGTATCGTTGCGAATGTGAATGA